One window of the Granulicella arctica genome contains the following:
- a CDS encoding RidA family protein — MEKQSRRGLLKNAAKAAAVATGGMMLGTAAEAQTSGKLEKKSYPVKTNADVAPGAAPLFSSAVSFGNLLFLAGVGAHFKGTVEEHTKHVLDELEKTLVGAGSSMEKVLKVNVYLNDINDWAKMNTVYGGRWGSIPPVRTTIAPAGGIPGNSLVEIDLIAYI; from the coding sequence ATGGAAAAGCAATCACGAAGAGGGCTACTCAAGAATGCAGCCAAGGCCGCCGCAGTCGCGACGGGCGGGATGATGCTGGGCACAGCAGCAGAAGCACAAACCTCCGGAAAACTTGAGAAGAAGTCGTACCCCGTAAAGACAAACGCGGATGTAGCACCCGGCGCTGCACCTTTGTTTTCAAGCGCTGTTTCGTTTGGCAATCTGCTGTTTCTCGCTGGAGTGGGAGCGCATTTCAAAGGCACGGTAGAAGAGCATACCAAGCATGTTCTCGATGAATTAGAAAAGACACTCGTCGGAGCTGGCTCTTCGATGGAGAAGGTTCTCAAAGTGAACGTGTATCTGAACGACATCAATGACTGGGCCAAGATGAATACCGTCTACGGTGGTCGCTGGGGCAGTATCCCTCCCGTCCGTACCACGATTGCCCCTGCGGGCGGC
- a CDS encoding selenocysteine synthase, whose amino-acid sequence MVSGTDSSKLSRRKFLTGSQVALASIAISPLVAAESFASAGPKTVPSADDYYAKLGIETIINAAGTYTYLTAAVMPPQVQRAVAHAALHPVFLKDLQRASGEYLAKRLRCEGAVVTSGASAALTLATAACIMSANGVTPEQIPENVGTIKNEVIVQKAHRYEYDHAMLLCGVKIVEVVTIDDYRSAFTSKTIMTNFFNSAEHGEIDRQTWLDVAHQHNVPCHMDAAADMPPIENLWKYTGMGYDLVCFSGGKGIRGPQNAGLLLGKKHLTDLAVTNNNPNSDAVGRGMKVAKEQIVGMVAAVDWLLEQSDEANQAEYMRRADIIAKFVKDIPTMQTDIFMPEIANRVPHLILTYDPLVVGITPQAVQELLRTQRPQIELNPATGSTGRLGTHSNQNTIVVGTWMLQPGEAEIVGRHLHAALSRAKA is encoded by the coding sequence ATGGTCTCTGGAACTGATTCAAGCAAGCTGTCTCGACGCAAGTTCCTTACAGGATCACAAGTAGCGCTCGCATCGATCGCCATCTCTCCTCTTGTGGCTGCTGAAAGCTTTGCTTCCGCGGGGCCGAAGACAGTTCCGTCAGCGGATGACTACTACGCAAAGCTTGGTATCGAAACCATCATTAATGCTGCTGGAACGTACACCTATCTCACAGCCGCCGTCATGCCTCCGCAGGTGCAGCGTGCTGTGGCACATGCCGCGCTTCATCCCGTTTTTCTCAAGGACTTACAACGGGCCTCTGGCGAGTACCTCGCAAAACGTCTCCGCTGCGAGGGAGCTGTCGTCACATCAGGCGCATCCGCCGCGCTGACCCTCGCCACTGCAGCTTGTATTATGTCCGCAAACGGAGTCACGCCGGAGCAAATCCCAGAGAATGTAGGCACGATAAAGAACGAAGTCATCGTCCAGAAGGCTCACCGATATGAGTATGATCACGCCATGTTGCTTTGTGGCGTGAAGATCGTAGAGGTCGTTACAATCGATGACTATAGAAGCGCATTCACATCGAAGACGATCATGACAAATTTCTTCAACTCTGCGGAGCATGGCGAGATCGATCGTCAAACGTGGCTCGATGTCGCTCACCAGCATAATGTCCCCTGCCACATGGATGCCGCTGCTGATATGCCCCCGATTGAGAACCTCTGGAAGTACACCGGCATGGGTTACGATCTCGTCTGCTTTTCAGGTGGGAAAGGCATCCGCGGCCCACAAAACGCTGGTCTCCTGCTCGGCAAGAAACACCTTACAGATCTTGCTGTCACCAACAACAACCCCAACTCCGATGCAGTTGGTCGTGGTATGAAGGTTGCGAAAGAGCAGATCGTTGGCATGGTCGCCGCCGTCGATTGGCTGCTTGAGCAGAGCGACGAGGCTAATCAGGCCGAGTACATGCGCCGTGCGGACATCATCGCCAAATTCGTCAAAGACATCCCAACGATGCAAACGGATATCTTTATGCCCGAGATCGCCAACCGTGTTCCCCACCTCATTCTTACGTATGATCCGCTTGTAGTTGGCATCACGCCACAGGCTGTGCAGGAGCTTCTCCGCACGCAACGTCCGCAGATTGAACTCAATCCCGCAACGGGATCGACTGGCCGTCTCGGCACTCATTCCAACCAGAACACTATCGTCGTAGGCACGTGGATGCTGCAGCCCGGTGAAGCCGAGATCGTCGGTCGTCACCTCCACGCCGCTCTCTCGAGAGCCAAGGCCTGA
- a CDS encoding RraA family protein, producing the protein MNVTYRPSNRRVLVFITAVLLGAASLALPRILHADAQKTAADYNADPAAMLEAYRHVEAASVSDALEQLFHQKHYMSHRMQSIFPTKFAGTALTVKLIKQENHDPDALTGMLKAIDSGGAGSVYVMQVEDGADIAGMGGLMGTAMFSRGFAGAVIDGGVRDLPQLKRIGFPVYATGPVPSTSVGHYRFGGVNIPIQCDGVAVSANDIIVADQDGVVVVPREHAADVLLLAQKLDNSEHSMYPFIEKFHSITEAVKQFGRI; encoded by the coding sequence GTGAACGTTACCTATCGACCATCAAACCGACGAGTTCTAGTCTTTATCACCGCAGTGCTGCTCGGTGCGGCTTCGCTCGCATTGCCCCGCATCCTGCACGCTGACGCGCAGAAGACGGCCGCCGACTACAACGCGGACCCAGCTGCCATGCTTGAGGCGTATCGTCATGTTGAGGCTGCGTCTGTCTCCGATGCTCTCGAGCAGCTATTTCATCAGAAGCACTACATGTCACATCGCATGCAGTCTATCTTTCCTACCAAGTTTGCCGGGACGGCGCTGACGGTGAAGCTTATCAAGCAGGAAAACCACGATCCTGATGCCCTCACCGGCATGCTCAAGGCTATCGACTCGGGCGGTGCAGGGTCGGTCTATGTGATGCAGGTGGAGGATGGCGCCGACATCGCCGGGATGGGGGGCCTGATGGGGACGGCGATGTTCTCGCGCGGCTTCGCAGGTGCAGTCATCGATGGCGGAGTACGCGATCTCCCGCAGCTCAAACGAATCGGCTTTCCTGTCTATGCGACGGGCCCAGTGCCCTCCACATCAGTAGGGCACTACCGCTTCGGCGGCGTGAACATTCCGATCCAGTGCGATGGCGTTGCTGTTTCAGCAAACGACATTATTGTTGCCGATCAAGATGGTGTTGTCGTTGTTCCTCGAGAACACGCAGCGGATGTCCTCCTTCTGGCGCAGAAACTCGACAACAGCGAACATTCGATGTACCCCTTCATCGAGAAATTCCATTCGATTACTGAAGCGGTCAAGCAATTTGGCAGAATCTAG